In Desulfotignum phosphitoxidans DSM 13687, a single window of DNA contains:
- the rplU gene encoding 50S ribosomal protein L21 produces the protein MYAVIRTGGKQYKVQENQILKVEKLAGTEGSEIEFNDVLLYSDGETITPGNPVVENAVVRAHVVEQGRDKKQLVFKYKRRKGYRKMQGHRQHYTQIKIASISV, from the coding sequence ATGTACGCAGTGATCAGAACCGGCGGTAAGCAATACAAGGTTCAGGAGAACCAGATCCTGAAAGTTGAGAAACTGGCGGGAACCGAAGGTTCGGAAATTGAATTCAACGATGTGCTCCTGTACTCAGACGGAGAAACCATCACCCCAGGCAATCCCGTGGTGGAAAATGCAGTGGTCCGGGCCCATGTCGTGGAACAGGGCCGGGACAAAAAACAGCTGGTTTTCAAATACAAACGGCGTAAAGGGTACAGAAAAATGCAGGGCCACCGGCAGCATTACACCCAGATTAAAATTGCGTCCATATCCGTTTAA
- a CDS encoding response regulator yields the protein MMDTKNRTILIVEDELQNRKLFRDVLQYSGYTVFEAMNGKEGVALANQHLPDLILMDIQMPVMDGLSATRILKQNETTRDIMVVALTANAMPGDKEKILEAGCHDYISKPFRLHEFLEKIKEYLPEDSV from the coding sequence ATGATGGACACAAAAAACAGAACCATTTTGATTGTGGAAGATGAATTACAGAACCGGAAGCTGTTTCGGGATGTGCTTCAATACAGCGGTTACACCGTTTTTGAAGCCATGAACGGAAAAGAAGGCGTTGCCCTGGCAAATCAGCATCTGCCGGATCTTATTCTTATGGATATTCAAATGCCGGTTATGGACGGCCTGTCCGCCACCCGGATTCTCAAGCAAAATGAAACCACCCGGGATATCATGGTGGTGGCCCTGACGGCAAATGCCATGCCCGGAGATAAGGAAAAAATACTTGAGGCAGGGTGTCATGACTATATCTCAAAACCGTTTCGTCTGCATGAATTTTTGGAAAAAATCAAGGAATACCTGCCTGAAGATTCGGTATGA
- a CDS encoding response regulator codes for MSDQSTILVVDDEDRNLRLMEAMLVPAGYHVLTAGDGEQALDLVSREPVDVILLDVMMPKMDGYDVTRQLKSDPETAIIPIVMVTALHAKEDRIRAIEAGADDFLTKPVDKTELRARVASLIKVKAYNDHMRNYQKELESEVARRTRDLEQAFARIKSVSLEAIYRLTRAAEYKDEDTGAHIQRMSNYAAAISRKMGLGERVTESILYATPMHDIGKIGIPDRILLKPGKLDPDEWAVMQQHTIIGARILEGSTTGIIRLGETVALTHHEKWDGSGYPKRLKGKQIPLVGRIVAIADVFDALTSKRPYKEAFSLERSYEIIRQGRGTHFDPAVVDVFFSAQTDILKIKDAFHDDADFINQAPMIIQNQNRRK; via the coding sequence ATGAGCGATCAGTCAACCATACTGGTGGTGGATGACGAAGACCGGAATTTGCGTCTGATGGAGGCCATGCTGGTGCCTGCGGGTTATCATGTATTGACAGCAGGGGACGGGGAACAGGCACTGGACTTGGTATCCAGGGAACCGGTGGATGTGATTCTGCTGGATGTCATGATGCCGAAAATGGATGGATACGACGTGACCAGGCAGTTGAAATCCGATCCTGAAACAGCCATCATTCCCATTGTCATGGTGACGGCCCTGCATGCCAAAGAAGATAGAATACGGGCCATTGAAGCCGGGGCCGATGATTTTTTGACCAAGCCGGTGGACAAGACCGAATTGCGGGCACGGGTGGCCTCTCTGATCAAAGTGAAAGCCTACAATGACCATATGCGCAATTATCAGAAGGAGCTGGAATCCGAGGTGGCCAGACGGACCCGGGATCTGGAACAGGCGTTTGCGCGCATCAAATCCGTGTCTCTGGAAGCGATTTACCGGCTGACCCGGGCGGCGGAATACAAGGACGAAGACACCGGGGCTCATATCCAGCGAATGAGCAATTATGCGGCAGCCATTTCCCGGAAAATGGGGCTTGGAGAAAGGGTCACGGAATCTATTCTGTATGCGACCCCCATGCATGATATCGGGAAAATCGGGATTCCGGACCGCATTCTTTTGAAACCGGGCAAACTGGACCCGGATGAGTGGGCTGTGATGCAGCAGCATACCATTATCGGGGCCCGGATTCTTGAAGGCTCCACCACCGGGATTATCCGGCTGGGGGAGACTGTGGCCTTGACCCACCACGAAAAATGGGACGGCTCCGGGTATCCCAAAAGACTGAAAGGAAAGCAGATTCCCCTGGTGGGGCGCATTGTCGCCATTGCGGATGTGTTTGATGCCCTGACTTCCAAACGGCCTTATAAAGAGGCGTTTTCCCTTGAAAGATCCTATGAAATCATCCGGCAGGGCCGGGGAACGCATTTTGATCCGGCAGTGGTGGACGTGTTTTTCTCAGCACAAACAGACATTTTGAAAATTAAGGACGCTTTTCATGATGATGCGGATTTCATCAACCAGGCACCCATGATCATCCAGAACCAAAACAGGCGAAAATGA
- the obgE gene encoding GTPase ObgE, whose product MKFVDEAVITIQSGDGGPGCTSFRRERFIERGGPDGGDGGDGGHVILKVDPGKRTLYDLHRQKMHRAQNGAQGMGRQKHGKNGNPCYINLPAGTLVRDADTDQTIVDLTREGDEYIIAEGGKGGRGNKRFATSTNRAPRYSQPGLPGVERKLKLELRLLADVGIVGLPNAGKSTLIAAMSAARPKIGAYPFTTLTPTLGMVTPPFGEPFAVADIPGLIKGAHQGTGLGIKFLKHIERTGILIHLIDAGAIDPQEPLADFTVVNQELTLYSRSLADKTRIIVLNKIDLAGTDHRVASFCRAVPDLEVHTISAAAGQGVDKLIQLLASRLQKE is encoded by the coding sequence GTGAAATTTGTTGATGAGGCAGTTATCACCATTCAATCCGGTGACGGGGGGCCTGGATGCACCTCTTTCAGACGAGAGCGGTTCATTGAACGGGGCGGACCGGACGGCGGTGACGGCGGTGATGGCGGACATGTCATATTAAAAGTGGATCCGGGAAAACGGACCCTGTATGACCTTCACCGCCAGAAGATGCACCGGGCTCAAAACGGCGCCCAAGGAATGGGCCGCCAGAAGCATGGCAAAAACGGGAATCCCTGCTATATTAACCTGCCGGCAGGAACCCTGGTCCGGGATGCAGATACAGATCAGACCATTGTGGATCTTACCCGGGAAGGGGATGAATATATCATCGCTGAAGGCGGGAAAGGCGGCCGCGGCAACAAGCGGTTTGCCACATCCACCAACCGGGCTCCCAGATATTCTCAACCCGGACTTCCGGGTGTTGAACGCAAACTCAAGCTTGAACTGAGGCTTTTGGCGGATGTGGGCATTGTGGGACTTCCCAATGCCGGAAAGTCCACGCTTATTGCCGCCATGTCCGCGGCCCGGCCTAAAATCGGGGCATACCCGTTCACCACCCTGACCCCGACCCTGGGTATGGTCACACCCCCTTTTGGCGAACCGTTTGCCGTTGCCGACATCCCGGGGCTCATCAAAGGGGCCCACCAGGGGACCGGACTGGGGATCAAATTTCTCAAACACATTGAACGGACCGGTATACTGATTCATCTGATCGATGCCGGTGCCATTGATCCCCAGGAACCGCTGGCGGATTTCACCGTCGTCAACCAGGAACTCACTCTTTACAGCCGGTCTCTGGCAGACAAAACCAGAATCATCGTCCTGAACAAAATCGATCTGGCCGGGACCGATCACCGGGTGGCCAGTTTCTGCCGGGCAGTGCCGGATCTTGAAGTTCACACCATTTCAGCCGCCGCCGGGCAGGGTGTTGACAAGCTGATCCAATTGCTGGCATCCCGCCTTCAAAAAGAGTGA
- the rpmA gene encoding 50S ribosomal protein L27, translated as MSHKKAAGSSKNGRDSNAQRRGVKKFGGQAVSAGNIIVRQVGTKIHPGSNVGMGKDFTLFAMIDGVVTFERKGRDRKKVSVYAA; from the coding sequence ATGTCACATAAAAAAGCAGCCGGTAGTTCAAAAAACGGCCGGGATTCAAATGCGCAGCGCCGGGGCGTGAAAAAATTCGGCGGACAGGCAGTTTCAGCCGGCAACATCATTGTCCGGCAGGTGGGTACCAAAATCCATCCGGGAAGCAATGTGGGTATGGGCAAGGATTTTACCCTGTTTGCCATGATCGATGGCGTGGTGACCTTTGAAAGAAAAGGCCGTGACCGTAAAAAAGTCAGTGTTTATGCCGCGTGA
- a CDS encoding PAS domain S-box protein, whose product MNYLPVLDMIHNLALLLATAYVFDLVTARWPQKKTIHTQVLFGIFIGGIGMAAMTVPWAVAPGVIIDSRSILLSISGLFLGWIPTGVAMGLTGVFRMYQGGAGAWTGVAVIVFSGCIGIVWRRYLKTPLSDMSWHRLYVFGLGVHLVMLGLMLMLPLDIAQAVLLKITLPLIIFYPWVTVFLGMLLVNRLQQDRMHRKVRESRQFAFATIDALSAHVAVLDETGRIIAVNQAWRGFAESNGLVTTHVCEGADYLAVCDAAVGEDKDMARNFAAGLRSVLAGDARIFAMEYPCHSPDEQRWFIGRVTCFCSSDAPRLVVAHENITDRKQAEQALADHRNHLEDLVKKRTRGLEQKNRQLVQEVSKRRQAEANIRESEERYRVLVELTPDIIYRITEDGTIDYISSAVRQLGYDPAELKGSPMADLLHPEDRERFGHHLVERRIGKRRQTHLDVRLMHKNHGSQNYALNFTFVQLSARGYWDVPDSEISRPDKQFLYTLGIAHDITLRKQAAQALEESRKKLRLLKDVAAAANAAGTSNEALQVAVDGIARFMDWPVGHVYEADDEKPDHLIPTDIWYLEDDKRFASFRKITERTGFRPGQGMIGRVMTAKKSVWIEDLAIYPKFPRVRHAGEIGLHGGFAFPVMVGDHVAAVLEFFNPEKQRPDPSLLEILDEIGNQLGIVIARKQSEKELEKLATAVEQSPATVIITDLYGNIEYANPKFTELTGYTFEEVKRKNPRILKSGHHPPSFYKKLWQTITSGRPWHGTFCNQDKTGTIYWERASISPVRDPQGYVSHFVAVKENITQLMQYENELKQAKESAERANRAKSDFLANMSHELRTPLNAIIGFSEVLKEQYFGPLVDKQQEYVDDILDSGRHLLALINDILDLSRVEAGKTELELSQVNVSQLIDNSLVMIKEKAAKHGIALEKAVTREIQEQAITADQRKLKQILYNLLSNAVKFTPDGGAITIRAEQVHSRTRLGFETGTDAACVEISVTDTGPGIDPAYHEKVFEPFFQVHGTRQDKSPGTGLGLPLTRDLVTLHEGKMFLNSDGQGKGSTFSFIIPVNQKKNQGPSHADIEDEGSLP is encoded by the coding sequence ATGAATTATTTGCCTGTACTGGACATGATTCATAACCTGGCATTATTGCTGGCCACGGCCTATGTGTTTGATCTGGTCACAGCCCGGTGGCCCCAGAAAAAAACAATCCACACCCAGGTGTTGTTCGGCATTTTTATCGGCGGCATCGGGATGGCGGCCATGACCGTTCCCTGGGCGGTTGCCCCCGGGGTGATCATTGACAGCCGTTCGATTTTGCTGAGCATATCCGGACTTTTTTTGGGATGGATCCCCACGGGGGTGGCCATGGGGCTGACCGGGGTGTTCCGGATGTATCAGGGCGGGGCCGGGGCCTGGACCGGCGTGGCCGTGATTGTTTTTTCCGGGTGCATCGGGATTGTCTGGCGACGATATCTGAAAACACCGCTGTCGGACATGTCCTGGCACCGGCTTTATGTTTTCGGGCTGGGAGTTCACCTGGTCATGCTGGGGCTCATGCTGATGCTGCCCCTGGACATTGCCCAAGCAGTGCTGCTGAAAATCACCTTGCCGCTGATCATCTTTTATCCATGGGTGACGGTATTCCTGGGCATGCTTCTGGTCAACCGGCTTCAGCAGGACCGGATGCACCGGAAAGTGAGGGAATCCAGACAGTTCGCATTTGCCACCATTGACGCGTTGAGCGCCCATGTGGCAGTGCTGGATGAAACCGGGAGGATTATTGCGGTGAACCAGGCATGGCGGGGGTTTGCAGAATCCAACGGCCTGGTCACAACCCATGTTTGTGAAGGGGCGGATTATCTGGCGGTATGTGATGCCGCCGTCGGTGAAGACAAGGATATGGCCCGGAATTTTGCTGCGGGGCTCCGGTCGGTACTGGCGGGTGATGCCCGGATATTTGCCATGGAATATCCCTGCCACTCTCCAGACGAACAGCGCTGGTTCATCGGTCGCGTTACCTGTTTTTGCAGTTCAGATGCACCGCGTCTGGTGGTGGCCCATGAAAACATCACCGACCGCAAGCAGGCGGAACAGGCCCTGGCCGATCACCGAAATCATCTGGAGGACCTGGTCAAAAAACGGACCCGGGGCCTGGAACAAAAAAACCGGCAGCTGGTGCAGGAGGTTTCCAAAAGGCGGCAGGCGGAAGCCAATATCCGGGAAAGTGAAGAACGGTACCGGGTCCTGGTGGAACTGACACCGGATATTATCTATCGGATCACGGAAGACGGGACCATCGATTATATTTCTTCGGCGGTCCGGCAGCTGGGATATGATCCTGCTGAACTCAAGGGGAGCCCCATGGCGGATCTGCTGCATCCGGAAGATCGTGAACGATTCGGCCATCACCTGGTGGAGCGCCGGATCGGGAAGCGGCGACAAACGCACCTGGATGTCCGGTTGATGCATAAAAACCACGGGTCTCAGAATTATGCTCTCAATTTCACATTTGTCCAACTGTCTGCCCGGGGATACTGGGATGTGCCGGACAGCGAGATTTCACGGCCGGACAAGCAGTTCCTCTATACCCTGGGCATCGCCCATGATATCACGCTGCGCAAGCAGGCGGCACAGGCCCTGGAAGAGAGCCGGAAAAAACTGCGGCTTCTCAAAGATGTGGCAGCTGCCGCCAACGCGGCCGGAACCTCGAATGAAGCCCTTCAGGTCGCCGTGGACGGTATTGCCCGGTTCATGGACTGGCCGGTGGGGCATGTATATGAAGCGGATGATGAAAAACCGGATCACTTGATTCCCACAGACATCTGGTACCTGGAAGATGACAAGCGGTTTGCCTCATTCAGAAAGATTACCGAACGCACGGGTTTCAGACCGGGTCAGGGAATGATCGGACGGGTGATGACGGCAAAAAAAAGTGTATGGATAGAAGATCTGGCCATTTATCCGAAATTCCCCCGGGTCCGGCATGCAGGCGAGATCGGGCTTCACGGTGGATTTGCATTCCCGGTCATGGTGGGGGACCATGTGGCGGCGGTGCTGGAATTTTTCAATCCTGAAAAGCAGCGGCCTGATCCGTCCCTGCTGGAAATTCTCGATGAGATCGGCAACCAGCTGGGAATTGTCATTGCCAGAAAACAGTCGGAAAAGGAACTTGAAAAACTGGCCACAGCGGTTGAACAAAGTCCGGCCACGGTAATTATCACGGATCTTTACGGAAATATTGAATATGCCAACCCCAAATTCACCGAATTGACCGGCTATACTTTTGAAGAAGTAAAAAGAAAAAATCCCAGGATTTTGAAATCTGGTCATCATCCGCCATCGTTTTACAAAAAACTGTGGCAGACGATTACCTCGGGCAGACCCTGGCACGGTACGTTCTGCAACCAGGATAAAACCGGAACCATTTACTGGGAGCGGGCCTCCATATCACCGGTCCGGGATCCCCAGGGATATGTGTCTCATTTTGTGGCGGTCAAGGAAAATATCACTCAATTGATGCAATATGAAAATGAACTCAAACAGGCCAAGGAGTCGGCAGAGCGGGCCAATCGGGCAAAATCCGATTTTTTGGCCAATATGTCCCATGAACTGCGGACCCCGCTCAATGCCATCATCGGGTTTTCCGAGGTGCTCAAGGAGCAGTATTTCGGGCCTCTGGTTGACAAACAGCAGGAATATGTGGATGATATTCTGGACAGTGGCAGACACCTGCTCGCACTGATCAATGATATTCTGGACCTGTCCCGGGTTGAGGCGGGAAAAACCGAACTGGAGCTGTCACAGGTGAACGTTTCCCAACTGATTGACAACAGCCTGGTCATGATCAAGGAAAAGGCGGCCAAACACGGGATTGCCCTTGAAAAGGCGGTGACCCGGGAGATTCAGGAACAAGCGATCACGGCGGATCAAAGAAAACTCAAACAGATCCTGTACAACCTGCTGTCCAATGCCGTGAAATTCACCCCGGACGGCGGTGCCATTACCATCCGGGCCGAACAGGTTCACAGCAGGACCCGTTTGGGTTTTGAAACCGGAACGGATGCGGCCTGTGTTGAAATATCCGTCACCGACACCGGCCCGGGCATTGATCCCGCCTATCATGAAAAAGTGTTTGAACCGTTTTTCCAGGTTCACGGCACCCGGCAGGATAAGAGTCCCGGTACCGGTCTGGGACTGCCTCTGACACGGGATCTGGTGACGCTTCATGAAGGAAAAATGTTTTTAAACAGCGACGGGCAGGGAAAAGGGTCGACTTTTTCTTTTATCATTCCGGTGAATCAGAAAAAAAATCAAGGCCCGTCACATGCTGACATCGAGGATGAAGGATCGCTCCCATGA